TTGAGATCATGGCCACAAGGTGGCAGATTGTAAATGCCAGGTTGTGATTACAGCTCATTAGTGCCTCGTAGTTCCAGTCAAAAACCACATTGAATATATTGAGAGGCAGCCAGCAAGCTGCAAAGGTCACCACGATTGACACTAGCATCATATTGATCCTTTTGTTTTCACTCAGCCTGTTCTCATTCTCTCTCATCCTGTCTATTTTGCCTCGTCTCCTTCGAAGACACACAAATATTCTGAGATAGCAGATAAAAATAAAGCCCAGTGGAAAGCAGTACTGGAAAACCAGCAGGCTAGTGGTGAAAATCAGCCTCTCTGTGAGAGACGGCCACGCCTCGATGCAAGCCACCTTGTTCTTGTAGAAATCACTGTGGAAAGACAAATGCTTGAAGGGTTCATCTGTTATTTGGTGGAATACTAAAAAAGGAGAGGATATGATGAGGGAAAGCCCCCAGATGAAAAGAATTCCCCAATAAGCATGTGAAATGTTGGGCTTCCAGCCACGCGGGTTCACAATTAACTGATATCTCTCAACAGCAATGAGCACTAGTGAGAAAATGGAGACTGAGACAGACAGGCTTTGTATGAAAGAGCCTATTTTACACATTgcttccccaaaaatccagtgGTCCATTAAGGTATATGCCACTGTGACAGGAATGCACATGATACAGATCAAGACATCTGATAAAGAGAGGTTGGCAATCAAAATGTTGGTGACATTTTGAGCTTCTTTCCGTCTctttattataataattaaGCAAAGATTTCCAACAAGCCCCACTAGTGTAACCAGTGTGTAAGCGGTAATCAGCAAGAATTCTGCAAGGGATGAAAGGTGGCATGTGTCAAAGTTCAAGAACTGAGAGAGGCTAATGTTAGAGATGGTTTGATTCAGGATCTCGCTGGGCTGCTGAACAGCTTTATCCATCCTGAAGCATCTTCCAACCTATGGACAAAACCTTGCATTATTTAGAATATACTTTGCATGGAGATTTTCAAAGCAGTGAGTACTGTGGGTCTATCATTGTAGTCAGTGTCCTTAAAGTCTTGAGGAAATCTACCATGATTAATTAGAGTAGTGGAAAAGCAGATGGTTATTAGTGGGTTTATGTATCCCTGTGGATGTCACCTCTCTGAGGTCCTCTACTGACAGTGCTA
This genomic interval from Haemorhous mexicanus isolate bHaeMex1 chromosome 15, bHaeMex1.pri, whole genome shotgun sequence contains the following:
- the LOC132334372 gene encoding neuropeptide Y receptor type 6-like, which encodes MDKAVQQPSEILNQTISNISLSQFLNFDTCHLSSLAEFLLITAYTLVTLVGLVGNLCLIIIIKRRKEAQNVTNILIANLSLSDVLICIMCIPVTVAYTLMDHWIFGEAMCKIGSFIQSLSVSVSIFSLVLIAVERYQLIVNPRGWKPNISHAYWGILFIWGLSLIISSPFLVFHQITDEPFKHLSFHSDFYKNKVACIEAWPSLTERLIFTTSLLVFQYCFPLGFIFICYLRIFVCLRRRRGKIDRMRENENRLSENKRINMMLVSIVVTFAACWLPLNIFNVVFDWNYEALMSCNHNLAFTICHLVAMISTCINPIFYGFLNRNFQKDLVVLARHCRCSASQEEYENIALSNLQTDASKGSLKLNNPHVDI